DNA from Myxococcus guangdongensis:
TACACCCGCGCCAGCGTGTAGGCGCCCCGGTACCCCGTGCGCGCGAGCGCATCCACCCACCGCTTCACCGTGGCCTCCTTCCGGCATCAATTCGAGTCCCCGTCATAGCAGGGGCGCGGGGGCGGCCCCTACCGGGCGCGGACCTCGGGCGGCACCTGCGCGAGCCAGCCCACCTCCAGCACGCCCCACAGGCCCAACAGGATGGCCTCCGCGGCGTCATGGCGGAGCGACGTCGGCTTCGGCGCGCCAGACCACGCGATGACCCTGCGCGCCAGTCCATCCGCCGCGTCCTTCGCCTGTCCGCCGCTGCGCTGCTCACGCGCGTACAGGAGCCGCTCGCGCCAGTCCTCGGCGGAGACGCGCAGCACGGGCAGCGCGCGCCGTGACGCCTCGCGCTCCCAGACGTCCGCCACGGGCCCGCCGCCCTCCAGGACGAGCCAGGCCAGCGCCCCCGTCCCCGCGAGGACCGAGGGCACCGCGCGCTTCAGCCGGGACTGGCTGCCGAAGTTCTGCGAGCGATACGTGAGAAGGCGCCCATCCGGCCCGTACAGCGCGAGCCCCGAGCGCAGGCCCAGGTCCACCGCGAGCAGGCCTGGCGCGGTGGGCTCAGGAGACGCCATTGCGCCACGTGCAGCGGTAGGTGACGTCGGCGGGGGTGAAGTCGCGCACGGTGACGAGCGGCTGCACGGCCCCGGTGGCGCGCAGGCCCGCGCGCAGGGCGCCCTGGGTGAAGTAGCGGATGGGGCCGGCCTCGTTCATCCAGAGGTCCACCTCGGTGGAGGAGACGTCCTCGATGCGGGCCTCGGTGTAGTTGTTGCCGGAGCGGAACATCTGCTGGGCTCGGCCGACGCCGCGCCGAGGGCCCAGCAGTTGGATGACGCTGAAGAGGGCACGCCCCATCGCCGTCTCGCGGTAGCCGTCCACCATGCGCTCGCCGAGCAGCGCATAGCCCTCCTCGGGGGTCACGTCGGGGTGCAGTCCGAGGGCGGCGACGCGGACGGCGGAGCACCAGACGTCGAAGTCGTAGGCGGGCCGGAGCTTCTTCAGGTCCAGGCCGACCTCGCGCAGGCGGTCTTGCAGGACGGGCGTGACGCGCCCCGCGAGCCCCCGCACGAAGAGACCTTCGAAGGTGTGCTCGAAGACGAGCTTCTCCGGCATGTTCACCAGTGTACTCTGGTCCCATCTGTCGTTGCAGCGGGGAACGAAAGCACCATGGGTCTCCAACGAGAGCTGGCCGTGATGGCCATGAACGCGACGCCCCTGCCGGGCAAGACGAACTTCCTGGAGGAGCTGGGGTTGGTGACGCCGGTGCCGGCGGTCCGGGGCTCCATCGGCGCGGTGGCGCACGAGCCGTTCCTCGCGTTCGAGAACAAGCGGCTGTTCGACCTGCTGGTGGCCTTCACCATCGCGGACTTCCCGGATGGCGTGGGGTGCTCGGACTACTTCAATCCGCACAGCCCTTGGTACAACGTGTTCTACGGGGCCTATGGCGTGCGCTCGTACAAGCGGGACGGCACCCCCTGGGGGTTCCGGCGCGATGGACGGGTGGACGTGGAGGAGATGCTGGAGATTCCGCGGCTGGACTACAACTTCCTGACGGCGGGGGAGCTGGGGTGCCCGGCGTCACGGATGTGCTTCGAGCCGCTCGAGGTGACGACGGGGCGGCAGGGCGCGTGGCACAGCGCGGACGTGGCCTGTCTCATCCCCAGCGGGTTGCATCGCACCGAGGACGCGCAGGCGCCGGACCTGAGCTACTACGCGGTGTTCGGCGTGCCGGAGGAGGACTACCTCGCCGGTGGCCGGGAGAGCTACGAGCCGGTGAGGATGCGAGGGCGGATGTACTTCCGCCCCGTCGCCGAGCGCCTCACCCTGGTCTGGGGAGGACTGTGCCCGGACACACCGGACGGACAGGCCCTCATGCGCGCCATCCTCGACACGATGACCCCCGTGTACACGGGCGGGTGAGCCACAGCATCGCCCAGGAGCCGACAACGCCCCGCCGATGCGCGGGTGCGAACCCTCGCGCGCCAGTAACCTCCACCGGATGGAACGAAGGGCTGGCTCGGGAGTCCGGCGCTACATCCGCGTCCTCTTCGTCTGCGGACTTTTCGCGTGTGCCCATGTCGATGAGGGGAGTGGCGGCGGCTTCGGCCGCAACAGCGCGGAAGCACGCATCACCCACCTGATTTCGGAGGGTCGGTTCGCGGAAGCCGAAGCACTCGTGTCCGAGTCCGCGGCGTCCGGACTCATCGAGTCCTCCGCCGCGACCGCCTTTCACCGTCACATCGCGGACCTCTCGATGAAGCTCGGGGAGATTCCCGCCCGGCTCCAGCGAGTGCCGAACTTCCCCGCCAGGCTCAAGGACTTCACCCGTCACGATATCCAGAAGATGTACGACGCGGAGAACTTCACCCTCGCGACGAAGAAGGAGCTGCAGACGGCGCTCAAGCTCCTCAAAGATGTGGCGAAGGACCACTCCCGTCTCCTCCAGAAGCAGTGAGCCCCATGCACCCGAGCCCGAACGACCTGCGACAGCTCCTGTCCGAAGCGAAGCGCCTCGAGTTGGGGAGTCCCGAGCAACTCCGACTGCTCGAGCGCCTGCGGACGAGCTGCCCCGCCCACGTACCCGGGCTGCTCCTCTCCAGCAGGGCGCTCCTCTGGGGCAAGCCAGAGCCTACCGAGGACCCCGAGGCCTTCTTCGCCTCCGTCGAGCAAATCCTGAACGAAGCCCTGGAGTCCTCTGACCGGAGCCCCGAGGCGCTCATCGGCATGGCCCGCTTCCAGAGCGTCGTCCGGGACGCGCCCCAACAAGCAGAGGCCCTGTATCAGGAAGCGTCCACCCGAGCCTTGAGCACACTCGAGGAGTCCTGGGCCGGCCTCATCGAATCCCTCGTGGAGCAGGGAAAGAGCGAAGAGGCCGCTCGACTCGCCACCCGCGCTCGCGCCCTGTTCCCCGACTCCACCGCCATCGCCGAGGCCCACGGCTTCGACAGGCCCGATAAATGAACAGGGCCCGAGCCAACCGCCTCGGGCCCCGTGTTTTACACAGACGGTGTCACGCGGCCTGACTGGGCCCGGGCTCCACCGGCGCGACCGAGGGCGTGGCCGCCGGGGCCTTCTTGCGCCCCCAGCGCCCCACCCGCTCCATCGCCGCGAACACCACCGGCACCACCAGCAGCGTCAGGAACGTGGACGTGATGACGCCGCCAATCACCGAGATGGCCATGGGCGCCCGGAACTCCGAGCCCGTCCCCGTGCCTATCGCTGTCGGCACCATCGCGATGCCCATCGCCGCGCTCGTCATCAGAATCGGACGCAACCGACGAGGCCCCGCCTTCATCAGCGCCTCGTCCACCGAGTCGCCCTCGCGCAGGTGCTGCAACGCTCCGTCGATGAGCAGAATCGCGTTCTTCGTCACCAGGCCCATCAACAGGATGATGCCAATCATCGCGCCCATCGACAGGTGGTAGCCCGTCAGCACCAATCCCAACAACGCGCCCACCAGCGCCAGCGGCAACGACGCCATGATGGTGAACGGGTGCTTGAAGGACTCGAACTGGCTCGCCAGCACCATGTAGATGAACACGAACGCCAACATGAAGGCCGTGCCGAACGCCTCGTTCTGCTCATCCATGCTCTTCATCTGGCCGTCGTAGACAATCGCATACCCCGGCGGCAGCGGCGCCAGCGCCACCTGCTCCTTCAGCTTCTTCGCGATGTTGCCCAGCGCCGCGCCCTTGCCCAGCTGTGAGAACACCGCGATCTGCCGCTCGCGGTTCTCGTGCTCGATGACGCTCGGCCCGTCCCGCAGCTCCACGTTCGCCACGTCCGTCACCGGCCGCAGGCCCCGCGGCGTGAACACCTCCAGCTGCCGCACCCGCTCCGGCGTGCTCCGGTCCTTCTCCGCCAGCCGCACCCGGATGTCCGTCTCCGTCGTCCCCTCGCGCAGCTTCGCCACCACGTCGC
Protein-coding regions in this window:
- a CDS encoding DUF2378 family protein; this encodes MPEKLVFEHTFEGLFVRGLAGRVTPVLQDRLREVGLDLKKLRPAYDFDVWCSAVRVAALGLHPDVTPEEGYALLGERMVDGYRETAMGRALFSVIQLLGPRRGVGRAQQMFRSGNNYTEARIEDVSSTEVDLWMNEAGPIRYFTQGALRAGLRATGAVQPLVTVRDFTPADVTYRCTWRNGVS